In Panicum virgatum strain AP13 chromosome 5K, P.virgatum_v5, whole genome shotgun sequence, the genomic window GATCACACGAGTATATATTTATCTTTGCACAAGATATGCTGGTCAGCGCGAGATGCTATAGATTAATCTTTCTAATGTACGGGAGTCAAACACGGGAGTGGAAAAAAGAAAACGCATGCAAGACGGGAATCAGGAGTCAAAACACGGGTgttgaaaaaagaaaatgtaAGCGAAACCGGAATCAGGAGATCGATAGAAATACGGCTGCGCGTCTCCGTCTTGGCCGTGTCCCTTTCCGCTTCGGTGTCTGGTGCGTCTATTCTGCGAGCGACACCGGTGCGAGATGTCGTCGACCGTGGacaacggcggcgcggcgcgccgtgATCTCGTCTGCGTGACGGGCGGCAGCGGCTTCATCGGCTCCTGGctcgtccgcctcctcctcgaccgcgGCTACACCGTCCACGCCACCGTCAAGAACCTCGGTAACATGCTCTCTCTCCGCTCCGCGCGCCAGATGAAATGGAGCGAGATCGTTTCTTGTTCTCGACGGATTTTAGTTTTCTCCCCCTTGCAGATGATGAGGGCGAGACGAAGCACCTGCAGGGCCTGGCGGGCGCGGACACGCGGCTCCGGCTGTTCCAGCTGGACCTCTTGGACCCTGATTCCGTGCGGCTGGCGATCGACGGCGCCCGCGGCGTCTTCCACCTGGCGTCCCCGGTTACACTGCAGACAGAAGACCCAGAGGCAATTCCTTCTCCTTCTCAACAATCCCCCGATCGATGCTTACCACAGCTTCAGAATCCCATCGCTCTAGTAGATAATCCTTTGATTCTGCTACTCCAGAAGGAGCtcctggaaccggcggtgaagggcaCGCTCAACGTCCTGCGCGCCGCCAAAGATTGCGGAGCCGGCCGCGTCGTGCTGATGTCGTCACAGGGGTCCATGTTGCCAAACCCCGACTGGCCCGCGGACAAGGTCATAGACGAGGACTGCTGGGCCGACGCGGAGCTCCTCAAGAAACTTCAGGTACAGGGTTAGACCTGGAGGCTGTTTCTTCTGCATTCTAACTTGACTTGTGCTATGGTTTAGGCCTGTGCTGATTTATCCTCTGCGCTGCAGCTTTGGTATGGCGTATCCAAAACATTGGCAGAGAAGGCAGCATGGGACTTTGCTGCAGAGGAAGGATTGCAGATGGTTGTGATCAATCCAGGGATGGTGTTGGGTCCGATGTTATCTCCATCGGTTAACGCCAGTCTCCAACTTCTTCTGCAACTTCTGGCAGGTCAGTCAGTCACAGCATTAGATGCTAGGTCTTGGGACAGGTTTGGTTGCCTAAtgtttaaaaattaaaataagtttacttcaaaaaaataaaaattaaaataagcCCATAATAAGCCCATGTGATGCTAcataatcatgaattaattagacttaatagattcatctcgtgaataATCCCTAGTCTTATGTATTTAGTTTATAATTAGCTTATGTTTAGTCTTCCTAATTGGAatcaaaatatttgatgtgatggggTTATTTTAAGCTTTTGGAAATCGCTGAGACCCGAGCCATGGGCACTTCATCTTTTGATTGCAACGAATACAAAGAATGTCTTCTCAGAGTGCAAACTACCTAGCAGGGGAGAGGCTTGATTTGACCGACGTCTACATTGGCTGCGTCGATGTGAGAAACGTCGCACATTCTATGATAGTGTTGTACGAGAACCCATCAGCACAGGGACGCCACTTATGCTTGGAATCCATTGAACGCTTTGTCGATTTCACCAATAACATTGCTGATCTTCACCCTGAATATCGGGTTCAGAGGTGATACGTCTCTAAGAGCATTTTTTGATTCTTTTACCGGATACAATGTTTCTCCTCCATTTGCTAACGTTTTCTTTCACATCAGAATCCTGGAGGACAAACCAGACTGGGTGGTGAGAGCAAAGGACCCTTCCAAGAAATTGATCGATTTGGGTGTTCGTTTCACTCCATTTGACAAAACCATCAGTGACACTGTTGGTTATTTGAGGAGCAAAGGGCTTATCTAGCTTGTAAACTGTGCTCGATATGGAAAACTGTTATACAACGGTTCCCCAAACTCAAATAAAACTGCTAGAATGCCTATACATGCATGTAGATGTTTTCGCGTGCTTTTGTAATTCAATCTGTTTCCCTATACCTAACCCACCGTTCAGAATTTTTAGCCCGCAAACTTTTTTAGCTTGAATGTATTGCTAAGATAGAAAGACTGCTCCTTGATGCTGagacatgaaaaaaaaatacaatgagGAAATAAAAAGCTGATAAACATGCATTCACACCTCACACACAAGAGACCGTTAAATGATCCAACAAGAAAGACTCAGTCTCAAATCCCACCTTTGGACGGACTCCCGCTAAAAGGTGGGTTGTCCGACTTAGTTTTTTTAAGGGCTTACTATGTCTTCGGTTTCACCTATTTGTGCGTTGGTAGCACCCTAGAACCAAATGGATTCTCTTAAACTACACAATGGGAGCAACAAATCATCGCCTCCACTCTGATGGGCAGTAGCCATGCTCTCTGTCGTGTAGTCTCTAGCTGTTTCATACTTATCCTAGTTTTTTAATCATTCTATGTTATGTTCTCTATATTTTGGTAATAATAATTTAATTCTTCCTATAATATATCTTTGAAAGTTGTTATATAATTCTCCAGTCGTAATTTATGCTCATATACATCTCCACTCATGAATTTATGACAATTTGACTAAGACACAATTGAAATTTCAAAGATTTGAACATTAACAATTTCAAAATATTTAATTGAAAATATAAAATCACATGTGCCCATTTGTCTTGAACATACAATCCCATACATTTGCTAACTAGACACTATAACTATATTTTGATAGAAAAATTATGGTCAAAGTTGCACCATAAATACCtaaagcgtcccctcataagaggtgacttgaatgtgatacaaatatcagtcccaggaggctgatacacatttattacatcagatggtacatcaccgtacaatcaTCCGAGGAGGTGGACACTCAAGACAGACAATAACAAGAAGTAAAAAtgctacggtgatacaccaaagcacgaaccacatgggatccagctcgggctcagagtatcgcGCCAGCGGAAGCATCCTAAACAGgaccaacaccacaggcagagttgggtgcggacgcaacctctactcaacgtcttcaaccacgaagtccggatcttcctctgaagCAATAACATATATCGGGGTGAGTACAAatatactcagcaagtccaaccgcatccatggagggggtataaacagagtaTATGCACAGGattaatcaaggataaggctatctGTTAATTTGCGGTAAAGCTAATTTTATGCacgggtttatttgaaagaacatgattttcaaagcaattatcttgacacgtagggttgatccacacaggatccaagttttaaattgctaccggactcttcatccgtcgtagcacacggcacagttGTCGGACACTTTACCAAAACAACACACACCATCCCAACCATTcctagaagaaacactagttatgtgaccaaaccataacccgctcaataccgtgagcacggctattcgaatagtttttaactctgcagaggtgtacactttacccacaagcggggtaccacagcacgatcaccttagtgtcggtgtagatcccatcgaagccattacccaccttagctagacctgagtAGCCAatacgggatccaccaaggggtcgttGACCTGCCAACGAGGCCCAACCGGGGTATAATTCACAAAGATCTTATCCagtctccttgatcacccgctgctcaccagctctcctgatgactaacagactaactagtggggtttatgctaaaccgttgccacacacaacggtcgagtgatTGTACGATAAgttgagttaggtgagatgacacatcaactcggtccttaatggtGACAAGacggatatctcccaaccttactcaaccacacaggtacgagcacaccttcTGGCAGTTCACACAGAAATACCATCCATCTCATCGAAACACgtctttcatttattttcaacaaatccacctttttcccttcccacacactcacacattttcttttataaataAACACATTTGATGTGTAGTAGAACGAATATAAAGCCCTGAGCAATTTTAGCAGTGATTAACATCCACACAGAATGAATCATATGTAGACatcaatctaggtggtcaaggaacggttataacaaatcaaggggtggctatccaaccatgttttagcagtaaaagcatatgcagttttataaaatAGGCCTGTAGGTTGTGTTTAAAAATTTtttggacaaaatatgcatcaaaggatgagattgaacttgccgttcacaaagccttccgggaagtcctgatcgaggtactgtccttcgggttcgggctcacggtactggtcctcgcacacctgctcgcggtactgctcgttgacgggttctccctcgttcacaccgtgatctacggcgcacacaaacaaacacacaataaagaaaaagaaataaaagttttatcgttgagctcgaatcggaagaaATTAACATATGGAGATGGGAGtagtatttttgggtggttttctaatggcacggccggatttatgttagaaatggcgtggtaaagtttcggggcaaacggaggatttttggcgcatgaaatgatgagtcgAAGGAGTggttaggggttaaataaggatccgagggcctatttgtaattatttttgggaGTGGCAGGACTTGAATAGAATTTTGGAAAAGATTCGGGCTACTCTGGAAATTAGGCAGGGACctactcataaatattttatatagtggaggggcttattcattaaaagaaataagagaggggcttctttgtaattatttttggggtggcaagggcttgattgtaattttagaaaatatccGGGCTACTCTAAAAATGGGCAGGGGTCTATTTGAAATTATGTTTATATGGTGGGAGGGCTTATTCATTAAAAGGAATAATAGAGGGGCTTATTGGAAAATACTTTTAGAAGAGGAAAGGACTTAGTtataatttctagaaatatctgTGGCATACTAGAAGGTGTAGGGGCCTATGTGTAATTGTTTCTATATATTGGATGGGTTATTTCTTAAATGGGGAAAATATGGGGGGCTCATCTGGAAAAGAACTAGAGAAAGGGGGGTTCTTTAAAGAAATCAGGAAAGGGTAGGGGGCTCTGTGCAAAAatgcctccttcctcctctctctacCGGAAAATAGAGGAGGGGGCGCAGGGGTGGCGGCGCCTGGCCGGCGGCCTTCGAGGCTCGTCGGCGCCCGGGGTGAGAGGGAAAAGGACGGGGAGGCCGAGGGGGGATAGATTCCCCTCCTCACCTCGAGCGGGGATGGGGTGTGGCAGTCTGGCCACGGTGgtgcgcggtggccggcggcgatggtcgtggcggcggcgttgtGAGGCGAGGGAGGGGGCTAGCGGCTGCAGACGAGCTTGAGGAGGTGGAGGGGCAGCGAGGAGGTCTGGCCACgagggccggcgggcggcgggcggggtagctcgcggcggcggcgttgcttcATAAGGGAGGGGGgctggcggtggtggccggggtTTGTGGGGATGGCGAGCTGCGGtggaggggtatttataggccagCGAGGCGAGAGGGAGGGGGtgccgcggtggtggcggccggcgagctcgaggacgagctttaATGGCGGCGGGGCCGGTGGTGGCGCATAGCGGCGTGGAGGTGACGGCCGTGCAGAGGGGCGGTGCAAGTGGGAGGGGCGGTAGCCAATGGAGGTGGCACCGTGCGTGGCCGGCTCTGCTCCTcgggcgagcgc contains:
- the LOC120708528 gene encoding phenylacetaldehyde reductase-like; amino-acid sequence: MSSTVDNGGAARRDLVCVTGGSGFIGSWLVRLLLDRGYTVHATVKNLDDEGETKHLQGLAGADTRLRLFQLDLLDPDSVRLAIDGARGVFHLASPVTLQTEDPEKELLEPAVKGTLNVLRAAKDCGAGRVVLMSSQGSMLPNPDWPADKVIDEDCWADAELLKKLQLWYGVSKTLAEKAAWDFAAEEGLQMVVINPGMVLGPMLSPSVNASLQLLLQLLAGERLDLTDVYIGCVDVRNVAHSMIVLYENPSAQGRHLCLESIERFVDFTNNIADLHPEYRVQRILEDKPDWVVRAKDPSKKLIDLGVRFTPFDKTISDTVGYLRSKGLI